The sequence TTTACCATCGAGGATAATTACAATTTCACCTTTAATGGCTTTATTCTTAAAATGGGTATATACTTCTTTGATGGTTCCCCGAGCATTTTCTTCGAAAACTTTTGTTAACTCTCTCGATACGCAAATTTTTCTGTCCGCTCCGAAAACCTCCATAAATTGCTCCAGTGTTTTTAATAGTCGATGAGGTGATTCGTAAAAAATCATTGTATAGCTTTGATCAGCCAATTGTTCAAGTTTTGTTTTTCGCCCTTTTTTTACAGGTAAAAATCCTTCAAAAACAAATCGATCAGAGGACAATCCGGATTGCACCAATGCAGGAACAAAAGCTGTCGCACCCGGTAAACATTCAACTTCAACACCTGCCTCTATGCATGCTCTAACCAAATAAAATCCGGGATCGGAAATCCCGGGGGTACCTGCATCGGATATAAGTGCAATGGTATCGCCATTTAATAATTGTTCGACTATGGCTGCGGTAGCCTGATGTTCATTGAACTGATGATGTGAACGAAGTCGGTTGCTGATTTGGTGATGCTTTAATAAAATCCCTGATTTTCTGGTATCCTCTGCCAAAATAAAATCTGCTTCTTTTAATATCCTTATGGCTCGCAGACTTATATCTTCAAGATTTCCAATAGGACTGGGTACGAGATAAAGTTTTGACATGGGTTCTTTTTGGATTAATCTAGCTGATTGAATATTTGCGGTTTACAATTGTTTTTAATTTGATGACAACCTCATCTTTTTCATCCCAACCAAATTGTTCCTTAAATTGATTAAAAGTCGAAATTGCTCCATGATAATTGTTTGCCAAATTTAGCTTGTCAATTGATTGATTATAAATTTTTAAGTCTCCTGCAAATAATTCGTTAATAAATAAAAATTTTTCATTGATCCCGATCGCTGCTTTTATGTCGCTTATTTTATTTTGCTGAATTCGATCAGCAAGTCTGGGGTCTTGACCTTCACTTAGCTTATCTGCAAGGTTCTTCTTTGCTTCCGAAAATAAATCTGAGTTGGGATGAATAAAAACTTCTTTTTCATTTTGGCTTTCTGTTTTACGATTTAATGAAAAACTAACAACAGGCATTTCATGATCATCTTTGATTGCTGGTTCCAGTTTAGGTTTGATTATAGGGTCGGTATTTTGAACAATATCCGGTTTAGGAGGTTCTGGCTCAGATTGTTTTATTTCTACAATAGGTTCATGCTCCTTTATTTGTGTAACAATTGTATCCTCCTTTACCGATTTGATTACCTTTTCAGGATTCGTTTGTCCTGATTTTGAAATATCTTCCTCTAAATGTTTGATCTGATCGAGGATATGGATTGTTTCATATAGTTTTAACACATTTTTTTTGAGCAAATCAATGTATAGCTGAGGAATTTCACCTTTTTGTGTTTTTAACATCTCTGCTTGTTCGTTGATTAGGTCTAGCAGTTCAATCATCGCATTTTTAGAGGTATCGAATTTATTCATCCCTTAAATATTAAAATTGATATAAACATTGCAAAAATAAGCCCGAAAAAATATTAATTTAGCAAGTATTCGAATATTAATTAATTGATCTGATAAAGATAAAAAAAGTAAAACTGTTTACATTAAATGTTTCTAGAAAAAACAGCAAATCCAAAAAAACGAACAGGTTGGATTGAAGTAATTTGTGGTTCAATGTTTTCGGGTAAAACCGAAGAATTAATCCGTCGATTAAATCGGGCAAAGATTGCCAAACAAAGAGTTGAAATATTCAAACCTGAGGTAGATAAACGATACGACGAAAAAAATGTTGTATCGCATGATGCCAATGCAGTACAATGTACGCCGGTTCAAACGGCTGCCCAAATATTATTGTACGATATTGATGTCGATGTAGTCGCAATTGATGAGGCTCAGTTTTTTGATATGGAATTGGTGAACGTAGCTAATGTGCTGGCCGACCGTGGTTTCAGGGTAATCGTAGCCGGACTTGATATGGATTTCAGAGGAGTTCCGTTTGGTCCTATTCCCGGCTTGATGGCAACGGCCGAATACGTTACAAAGGTGCATGCTATTTGTATGACTTGTGGCAATTTGGCCCAATATTCTCATCGTACCATTAAAAATGAAAGTCTGGTAGTTTTGGGAGAAAAAGAAAGTTACGAACCATTATGCCGAAGTTGTTTTCTGAAAGTTCAAAAGGTCTAAACAATCCTAAAAAATCAACTTTTCTTAAATTCCCGCAATTTTATTAATATTGCAACTGATTTCTTTTATAAAACTTAGTAATATAAATTAATTTATACACAGATGAAAAATCCGGCAACCCTTTTATTAATCATTTCAGCACTGATAATGATTTCGTGTGGCGCACCTAAAAAAACTTCAAACGAAAACACCCTTGTTAAGATTAGTACAGAATACGGTGATATTACATTGAAACTATATGATGAAACCCCCAAACATCGTGATAATTTTATTAAGTTGATTCAAGAAGGTTGGTATGAAGGATCCACTTTTCATCGTGTGATCAGTCAATTTATGATTCAGGGTGGCGGAAGTGCAAAAGGCGAAGATGACCCGGGTTATAAAGTTGATGCGGAAATTCTACCAAAATTCTTCCATAAAAAAGGAGTATTGGCGGCTGCTCGTCAGGGTGATAATGTAAATCCTGAACGTGCCTCATCAAGCAGTCAGTTTTATATCGTACAAGGAAAAAAATTTACTGATGATGATTTTGCAGCTGTCGAGGCCAGAACCGGAATGCCCGTTCCTGAAGAACACAGAGAAGTTTATAGAACCATTGGCGGAACTCCTCATTTGGATGGTGCCTATACTGTTTTTGGTGAAGTTACAGAAGGCCTGGATGTAGTGGATAAAATTGCTGCTGTGGAAACCGGACGTGGCGACAAACCGGTTAAAGATGTTAAAATGAGCATCAAAATAATAAGATAAGATTTTAATGAAGGATAAAATAATACAATTACTGGACGAGATTTCTGTCTTTACTACTGAGAGTAAAGAAGAGTTGGATCAGTTTAGAATTAAATATTTGAGTAAAAAAGGCTTGATCCCTTCGTTGTTCGGCGATTTTAAAAACGTAGAGCCTGAGCTTCGTAAAGAAATTGGTCAGGCATTGAATGATCTTAAAAATCAGGCTCAGAATAAATTAAGCTCACTCACAGAAATATTGGATAATAATATACAGGAATCAAGTGGGGATTTGGATTTAAGCCTTCCGGTTAATTTTGAAGAATTGGGTGCCCGTCATCCACTTTCGATTGTTCGGAATAAAATTATTGAAATCTTTGCACGACTTGGTTATAATGTATCTGAGGGACCGGAAATTGAAGATGATTTTCACAATTTTACGGCTTTAAATTTCCCGGCCGATCATCCGGCACGTGATATGCAGGATACTTTCTTTATTGAGAAAGATCCCGACATTGCCCTAAGAACGCATACTTCATCGGTTCAGGTGCGTGTAATGCAAAGTCAAAAACCACCTATCCGGACAATTTCACCCGGCAGGGTTTTTCGAAATGAAGCCATTTCTGCCCGGGCACATTGCATTTTCCATCAGGTCGAAGGCTTGTACATCAATAAAAATGTATCGTTTGCCGATCTGAAGCAAACTTTGCTTTATTTTGCCCGCGAGTTTTTTGGTGAGCATACCCAAATCCGTTTACGACCATCTTATTTCCCGTTTACCGAACCCTCTGCCGAAATGGATATTTCGTGTAATATTTGTGGAGGCAAGGGATGTAATATTTGTAAACATTCGGGTTGGGTCGAAATTCTGGGATGCGGAATGGTTGATCCGAACGTATTGGAAAACTGTGGAATCGACAGCAAGGAATATACCGGATTTGCCTTTGGAATGGGCATCGAACGTATTGCCATGCTTAAATATCAGATCAACGATATCCGCTTATTTTTCGAAAATGATAAGAGGTTTTTGAAGCAGTTTGATAGCGCAATCTAGTCTGAACACCATTAAGGATTTTTCTTTATATTCTTATTTTCAATAAACTGAAGTTCCAACTCGGCTAGTAATTGGTGGATGTTTTTCACTTTTGACAAATCCAGTTCGTACGCTGTAAGTACATTTGGAATTGTTTTTATCTCCTGAATCAATTCTTTTTTTCTGTTTTTTGGAAATTCGTTTTCTATCAATAGAAAATAATCGATGGATCCAATGTTTGGAATCAGTTTCCCGTCAGAATGGTGATTTGAGATCAAGCAATAATTGTTTTGTGTTTCAAGGCATTGATAAAAGAAAACCGAATAGTTTAAATCGGCTTTGTCATGGCCCTCCTGAATAAAATCATCAATTCTGCTTAAATGTAAATGAAGTTTCTTGTTTAAAAAAAAAGTCAGGCGGTAATCCTTTAAATGGCAAGAAATCCCTATCAACGTATATTCGGATGAAAAATCGATTTTAAAGGTTAGTTTTTTTGCCATTTTAAAACTCTTTGACGATAAATATAAGAAAATAGCAGCAGATAAGAAAGGTTGATGAAATAGTTAATTTGACTGAAGCTTACTAAATGCTTTTTCGGAGGCAATTTGTTCGGCTCCTTTAATTGAAAAATCCTGGCCGCTTTCAATCACTTCACCTTCAATTAAT comes from Bacteroidota bacterium and encodes:
- the rsmI gene encoding 16S rRNA (cytidine(1402)-2'-O)-methyltransferase, with product MSKLYLVPSPIGNLEDISLRAIRILKEADFILAEDTRKSGILLKHHQISNRLRSHHQFNEHQATAAIVEQLLNGDTIALISDAGTPGISDPGFYLVRACIEAGVEVECLPGATAFVPALVQSGLSSDRFVFEGFLPVKKGRKTKLEQLADQSYTMIFYESPHRLLKTLEQFMEVFGADRKICVSRELTKVFEENARGTIKEVYTHFKNKAIKGEIVIILDGKTKSK
- a CDS encoding thymidine kinase; protein product: MFLEKTANPKKRTGWIEVICGSMFSGKTEELIRRLNRAKIAKQRVEIFKPEVDKRYDEKNVVSHDANAVQCTPVQTAAQILLYDIDVDVVAIDEAQFFDMELVNVANVLADRGFRVIVAGLDMDFRGVPFGPIPGLMATAEYVTKVHAICMTCGNLAQYSHRTIKNESLVVLGEKESYEPLCRSCFLKVQKV
- a CDS encoding peptidylprolyl isomerase, which encodes MKNPATLLLIISALIMISCGAPKKTSNENTLVKISTEYGDITLKLYDETPKHRDNFIKLIQEGWYEGSTFHRVISQFMIQGGGSAKGEDDPGYKVDAEILPKFFHKKGVLAAARQGDNVNPERASSSSQFYIVQGKKFTDDDFAAVEARTGMPVPEEHREVYRTIGGTPHLDGAYTVFGEVTEGLDVVDKIAAVETGRGDKPVKDVKMSIKIIR
- the pheS gene encoding phenylalanine--tRNA ligase subunit alpha; the protein is MKDKIIQLLDEISVFTTESKEELDQFRIKYLSKKGLIPSLFGDFKNVEPELRKEIGQALNDLKNQAQNKLSSLTEILDNNIQESSGDLDLSLPVNFEELGARHPLSIVRNKIIEIFARLGYNVSEGPEIEDDFHNFTALNFPADHPARDMQDTFFIEKDPDIALRTHTSSVQVRVMQSQKPPIRTISPGRVFRNEAISARAHCIFHQVEGLYINKNVSFADLKQTLLYFAREFFGEHTQIRLRPSYFPFTEPSAEMDISCNICGGKGCNICKHSGWVEILGCGMVDPNVLENCGIDSKEYTGFAFGMGIERIAMLKYQINDIRLFFENDKRFLKQFDSAI
- a CDS encoding IPExxxVDY family protein; the protein is MAKKLTFKIDFSSEYTLIGISCHLKDYRLTFFLNKKLHLHLSRIDDFIQEGHDKADLNYSVFFYQCLETQNNYCLISNHHSDGKLIPNIGSIDYFLLIENEFPKNRKKELIQEIKTIPNVLTAYELDLSKVKNIHQLLAELELQFIENKNIKKNP